A single window of Rhodococcus jostii RHA1 DNA harbors:
- a CDS encoding ribbon-helix-helix domain-containing protein — MAEETINGAPVTDGMIQEWADEAEAGYDVEKLRKRGRPTVGDGPGAVVPVRMDEALLEALNARAEREHVSRSEAIREAVRAWTQVA, encoded by the coding sequence ATGGCTGAGGAGACGATCAACGGAGCACCCGTCACGGACGGGATGATCCAGGAGTGGGCAGACGAGGCCGAGGCCGGTTACGACGTCGAAAAGCTGCGCAAACGCGGCCGACCGACCGTGGGGGACGGCCCCGGCGCAGTAGTGCCGGTGCGGATGGACGAGGCATTGCTAGAGGCATTGAACGCCCGTGCCGAGCGGGAGCATGTTTCCCGATCCGAGGCGATTCGAGAAGCGGTGCGTGCCTGGACCCAGGTCGCGTGA
- a CDS encoding recombinase family protein — protein MELGYARVSTSKQDLTRQIDALRKAGVDQANIYVDKKSGATTERPGLQALLSYARGGDVIVVHTLDRLGRTVRDTLNLIHDLHQRGIGFRNLADPIRIDSTNPDDPMGQLAVVLLALFGQMERTYAVERAAHARTVATDKGRRTGRPSVVTDAQLAYATQLRNDGATMAEITDKTGLTRSTLYRHLPPRPAQTLTADAAPEEKPSPALVPVAPSPAAGPSACPTCGYQPTTRRDLVPHRADLATIWLHLDERGRLREARHCARCQPHGHVLVISCRRCGDGPLVTGPGSGTDEIPAPVRDWLAHHNWSVGLDLLCPNHS, from the coding sequence ATGGAGTTGGGGTACGCCCGGGTGTCGACGAGTAAGCAGGACCTGACGCGGCAGATCGACGCGCTCCGCAAGGCCGGGGTCGACCAGGCGAACATCTACGTGGACAAGAAGTCCGGGGCCACCACCGAACGTCCTGGATTGCAGGCGCTACTGAGTTACGCCCGCGGCGGCGATGTGATCGTGGTGCACACCCTCGACCGACTCGGCCGCACCGTCCGCGACACCCTCAACCTGATCCACGACCTGCACCAGCGTGGCATCGGATTCCGGAACCTGGCCGATCCGATCCGGATCGACTCGACGAACCCGGACGACCCGATGGGGCAGTTGGCGGTGGTACTGCTGGCGCTGTTCGGGCAGATGGAACGCACCTACGCGGTCGAGCGGGCCGCCCACGCCCGCACCGTCGCCACCGACAAGGGTCGCCGCACCGGCCGACCCAGCGTGGTCACCGACGCCCAACTCGCCTACGCCACCCAGCTCCGCAACGACGGCGCCACGATGGCCGAGATCACCGACAAGACCGGGCTGACCCGCTCGACCCTCTACCGGCACCTGCCGCCCCGACCGGCGCAGACGCTCACCGCCGACGCCGCGCCTGAGGAAAAGCCATCGCCGGCACTGGTTCCGGTGGCGCCCTCACCGGCGGCCGGACCCTCGGCCTGTCCGACCTGCGGATACCAACCCACCACCCGCCGGGATCTCGTCCCGCACCGCGCCGACCTCGCCACCATCTGGCTACACCTCGACGAGCGCGGCCGCCTGCGCGAGGCACGGCACTGCGCCCGCTGTCAGCCCCATGGTCACGTCCTGGTGATCAGCTGCCGCCGGTGCGGGGACGGTCCGCTGGTCACCGGGCCAGGTTCCGGCACCGACGAGATCCCTGCGCCGGTCCGGGACTGGCTCGCACACCACAACTGGTCGGTGGGGTTAGATCTGTTGTGTCCCAACCATTCCTGA
- a CDS encoding tyrosine-type recombinase/integrase has protein sequence MTGPAIERPAPVPRPRRHVDEGEYQAWVDTHVPQLPARWERMGAYRRFVERWPDLETWFTEPLPVRLGFVGEGMRSNGRTDSHRASGYLVYLSMVQGVGLDFEFLLGRKYARLLDRRGGGTGLGVDLALLEQWVARLTELGHSSVKARNSLIWCLGRLMLHRGDPDLTAITDADLFAFGSAIRAFAAREDFNVLRRILFANGQFLDAPDANLMFLRNHLANLHGTHVLLYNVGQVTTAPRIGTRTIANWTDRLLPEPCPPKIRAVIERYLQLRLDAKLDRPQTVHNVRQAMRRFVNWLGVHQPEITSLAQLDRATIEEYMRWLPTCPSQHTGQPLSTTTVKHELNAIAGFCRDTAVWEWAEVPGRPLLTSRDTPRRPESIPRYLPQHELDAIMTAIGDLSDPLQRAALLLLRWSGARRDEIRRLTWDCLDTYPGGHPRLRIPVGKGHSERIVPLHPDAAAALDHAIGLARAQRSIARIDEVTGRRVDYVFIRRGKLLSVKTLFDEAFRTVCAATGLVDDRGAPTVSAHRLRHTLGTQLAEGGARIQTIMAILGHRSATMSMIYSRISDPEIRRQYETALADGHRIAGPAADALLHDALDDDTVDWLKTNFLKTELELGHCLRLPAEGPCECDLILTCPKFLTTSEYAPRIRARLATEQVLIDDARTRGWEREVERHEATCRRLQHLLDDLDDGETH, from the coding sequence ATGACCGGGCCGGCGATTGAGCGGCCGGCACCGGTCCCGCGCCCGCGACGACACGTCGACGAAGGCGAATACCAGGCGTGGGTAGACACCCACGTGCCCCAACTTCCGGCCCGGTGGGAGCGGATGGGTGCCTATCGCCGGTTCGTCGAGCGGTGGCCGGACCTGGAAACCTGGTTCACCGAACCCCTGCCGGTGCGGCTGGGATTCGTCGGCGAGGGCATGCGCTCGAACGGACGGACCGACTCGCATCGTGCCAGCGGCTACCTGGTGTATCTGTCCATGGTGCAGGGGGTCGGCCTGGACTTCGAGTTCCTTCTCGGCCGCAAGTACGCACGTTTGCTCGACCGGCGGGGTGGCGGCACCGGCCTCGGCGTCGATCTCGCGCTGCTCGAGCAGTGGGTCGCGCGGCTGACCGAACTGGGCCATTCCTCGGTCAAGGCGCGCAACAGCCTGATCTGGTGCCTGGGCCGGCTCATGCTCCATCGCGGCGACCCCGATCTGACCGCGATCACCGACGCGGATCTGTTTGCGTTCGGGTCGGCCATCCGCGCCTTCGCAGCACGCGAAGATTTCAATGTCCTGCGCCGGATATTGTTCGCGAACGGCCAGTTCCTCGATGCTCCCGACGCCAATCTCATGTTCCTCCGCAACCACCTCGCGAATCTCCACGGCACCCATGTGCTGCTGTACAACGTCGGCCAGGTCACCACCGCGCCGCGCATCGGCACGCGAACGATCGCAAACTGGACCGACCGCCTGCTCCCAGAACCGTGCCCGCCCAAGATTCGGGCGGTCATCGAGCGATACCTCCAACTCCGCCTCGACGCCAAGCTGGATCGGCCGCAGACGGTGCACAACGTCCGGCAGGCAATGCGCAGGTTCGTCAACTGGCTCGGCGTCCACCAGCCAGAGATCACCAGCCTCGCCCAGCTCGATCGCGCCACCATCGAGGAGTACATGCGGTGGCTGCCCACCTGTCCGAGCCAACACACCGGCCAGCCGTTGTCGACGACCACGGTCAAGCACGAACTCAACGCGATCGCCGGGTTCTGCCGCGACACCGCGGTGTGGGAGTGGGCCGAGGTCCCCGGCCGACCATTGCTGACCTCCCGCGACACACCCCGGCGCCCGGAATCGATTCCCCGCTACCTCCCTCAACACGAACTCGATGCGATCATGACCGCGATCGGCGACCTGTCCGATCCGCTGCAACGAGCCGCACTGTTGCTGCTGCGCTGGTCCGGGGCCCGCCGCGACGAGATCCGCAGACTGACCTGGGATTGCCTCGACACCTATCCGGGCGGACATCCACGGCTGCGGATCCCGGTCGGCAAGGGACACAGCGAACGGATCGTCCCCCTACACCCGGACGCGGCCGCCGCCCTCGACCATGCCATCGGCCTGGCCCGGGCCCAACGCTCGATCGCCCGGATCGACGAGGTCACCGGCCGCCGAGTCGATTACGTCTTCATCCGCCGCGGCAAGCTGCTCTCGGTCAAGACCCTCTTCGACGAGGCGTTCCGGACCGTCTGCGCCGCTACGGGACTGGTCGATGACCGCGGAGCCCCCACCGTCAGCGCACACCGATTGCGACACACCCTCGGCACCCAACTCGCCGAGGGCGGCGCCCGCATCCAGACGATCATGGCAATACTCGGCCATCGCAGCGCGACCATGTCCATGATTTACAGCCGAATCTCCGATCCCGAGATCCGCCGTCAATACGAGACGGCGCTCGCCGACGGGCACCGGATCGCCGGCCCGGCGGCCGATGCCCTGCTGCACGATGCCCTCGACGACGACACCGTGGACTGGCTGAAGACGAATTTCCTCAAGACCGAACTCGAACTGGGACACTGCCTGCGGCTACCTGCGGAGGGTCCGTGCGAATGCGACCTGATCCTGACCTGCCCGAAGTTCCTCACCACCAGCGAGTACGCGCCCCGGATCAGGGCGCGCCTGGCGACCGAGCAAGTACTGATCGACGACGCCCGCACCCGCGGCTGGGAGCGGGAAGTCGAACGCCACGAAGCGACGTGCCGGCGGCTGCAGCACCTGCTCGACGACCTCGACGACGGCGAAACCCACTGA
- a CDS encoding tyrosine-type recombinase/integrase encodes MHVQTVKTGGIVSSVVLVGADGEPVPPVTRFLRYVLDSGRSPNTALAYGYDLRLAFEFFAECGIDWREFRPALALELLGWLRRRPVRGPAQRLGLAPVGSGGRLLAPASVARVLAAVSSFYDWAIVAELVIGENPMRRRRDVALAMVAERHRPFTGNASRQQPVSREVRVRLPRRLPRPLRECEVTALLESMRSLRDLAMVLLMLDGGLRPGEVLGLQLGDIAYGRRRVTIRKRNDHPRGVRAKSRQERVVDLLEPRTLDAVNRYVLHERPVDAPSPFVFLVGGRGARRCVPLSYDALVRMFARRLDTLGFRTADKTPHALRHTHATAMWEAGMRELALQRRLGHASPESTRIYTRVSDTQVRDEYATALRDRR; translated from the coding sequence GTGCACGTGCAGACCGTGAAGACGGGCGGGATCGTGTCCTCGGTGGTCCTGGTCGGAGCCGATGGCGAGCCGGTGCCGCCGGTGACCCGGTTCCTGCGGTACGTGCTCGATTCCGGCCGGAGCCCGAACACGGCGTTGGCGTACGGCTACGACCTGCGCCTGGCGTTCGAGTTCTTCGCCGAATGCGGAATCGACTGGCGCGAATTCCGGCCAGCGCTGGCCCTGGAACTGCTGGGATGGCTGCGCCGCCGTCCGGTGCGCGGACCTGCCCAGCGGCTGGGTCTTGCACCGGTCGGGTCCGGCGGACGTCTGTTGGCGCCGGCTAGCGTGGCGCGAGTACTGGCCGCGGTATCGAGCTTCTACGACTGGGCGATCGTCGCCGAACTCGTCATCGGCGAGAATCCGATGCGCCGCCGTCGCGATGTCGCGTTGGCGATGGTCGCCGAGCGACACCGCCCGTTCACCGGAAACGCGAGTCGGCAGCAGCCGGTCAGCCGGGAGGTACGGGTCCGGTTGCCGCGCCGCTTGCCGCGGCCGCTGCGTGAGTGCGAGGTGACGGCGTTGTTGGAGAGTATGCGCAGTTTGCGGGATCTGGCGATGGTGCTGTTGATGCTCGACGGTGGCCTGCGTCCAGGAGAGGTTCTCGGGCTTCAACTCGGCGACATTGCTTATGGCCGAAGGCGAGTCACGATTCGCAAACGTAACGACCATCCGCGGGGTGTACGTGCGAAGTCGCGTCAGGAGCGGGTCGTCGACCTGCTTGAGCCGCGCACGCTGGATGCGGTGAATCGGTATGTGCTCCATGAACGTCCGGTCGATGCACCGAGTCCGTTCGTGTTCCTGGTCGGTGGGCGGGGTGCTCGCCGCTGCGTGCCGCTCTCGTACGACGCGTTGGTGCGGATGTTCGCCCGGCGGCTCGACACGCTCGGATTTCGTACGGCCGACAAAACTCCCCACGCCTTGCGGCATACCCACGCGACGGCGATGTGGGAGGCCGGGATGCGGGAGCTGGCGCTGCAGCGACGCCTCGGACACGCCTCACCGGAGTCGACCCGGATCTACACCCGAGTGTCCGACACACAGGTTCGGGACGAGTACGCGACCGCGTTACGAGATCGCCGATGA
- a CDS encoding site-specific integrase — protein MLYWTTRGVEVPVGFDDALDGWGEIDTRERALGVDEATPILIDPVGRIDPRLARFFRRSRIAFLAEGTRQSYVKDYRLFFSFLWRRGKYWDQADYDDIGDYEAWRRRSTDNPRRVGGAKWARELAAFKLLFDWAVVTGSVQRSPVATHTVRRRDGAVVEVADSRPKDVRVANVKWVTPRTYRLWRDIGLRGYSGDGVPEPGWRGRNDGRNTAFADLLFDSGLRLREGGCLLTVEVPVPMTGQVYCEGPVAAATAKRRERCFYVPVETLSGIAGYIATTRRDAIRRAQRAGRYDRLAGKLIVTKTSPGQRRLAWEDGLGRRGEFPVTAIDERQRRRLFVEGEAGLEPLQLWLTDAGLPMDYRSWEAVFAAANARCLRFGKPIGITPHSCRHSFALKMLVTLQRGLDARFGLDKAERDHLRNVYGNAFTLVKDLLGHRSEQTTREIYLEPLNGLRLGMILDGSDDLSAVLAQVSASTGRVVDIAPDEGA, from the coding sequence ATGTTGTACTGGACCACTCGTGGTGTCGAGGTGCCTGTCGGGTTCGACGATGCGCTGGACGGGTGGGGGGAGATCGATACCCGCGAGCGGGCGCTGGGCGTCGACGAGGCTACGCCGATCCTGATTGACCCGGTCGGTCGGATCGATCCGCGACTGGCGAGGTTCTTCCGTCGGTCGCGGATCGCGTTTCTCGCCGAGGGAACACGGCAGTCGTATGTGAAGGATTACCGACTGTTCTTCAGCTTTTTGTGGCGGCGCGGGAAGTACTGGGATCAGGCCGATTACGACGACATCGGCGACTACGAGGCGTGGCGACGCCGGTCGACGGACAACCCGCGGCGGGTCGGTGGAGCCAAGTGGGCTCGGGAGTTGGCCGCGTTCAAGTTGCTGTTCGACTGGGCGGTGGTCACCGGGTCGGTGCAGCGTAGCCCGGTGGCGACGCACACGGTGCGCCGGCGCGACGGCGCCGTGGTCGAGGTGGCCGACAGTCGACCGAAGGACGTGCGGGTCGCCAACGTCAAGTGGGTGACCCCGCGAACCTATCGGCTGTGGCGCGACATCGGGTTGCGCGGCTACTCGGGCGACGGTGTGCCGGAGCCGGGTTGGCGCGGCCGCAACGACGGCCGCAACACGGCCTTCGCGGATCTGTTGTTCGACAGCGGACTGCGCCTGCGGGAGGGCGGTTGCTTGCTCACTGTCGAGGTTCCGGTCCCGATGACCGGTCAGGTCTATTGCGAGGGCCCAGTGGCGGCCGCGACCGCGAAGCGTCGCGAACGCTGCTTCTACGTCCCGGTCGAGACACTGAGCGGGATCGCCGGTTACATCGCCACGACCCGGCGTGACGCGATTCGTCGTGCGCAGCGGGCGGGCCGATACGACCGGCTGGCGGGGAAGCTGATCGTCACCAAGACGTCGCCGGGTCAGCGCCGACTGGCCTGGGAAGACGGGTTGGGGCGCCGCGGTGAGTTCCCTGTCACGGCGATCGACGAGCGGCAGCGGCGTCGGTTGTTCGTCGAGGGAGAGGCGGGGCTCGAGCCGCTGCAGTTGTGGCTCACCGATGCCGGTCTGCCGATGGACTACCGCTCCTGGGAGGCGGTGTTCGCCGCGGCCAACGCCCGGTGCCTGCGGTTCGGGAAACCGATCGGCATCACTCCGCACAGCTGCCGACATTCCTTCGCGCTGAAGATGCTGGTCACCCTGCAGCGTGGGCTCGATGCCCGATTCGGCCTGGACAAGGCGGAGCGAGACCACCTGCGCAACGTCTACGGAAATGCGTTCACGCTGGTCAAAGACCTTCTTGGACACCGGAGCGAACAGACGACCCGAGAAATTTATCTCGAACCGCTCAACGGTCTGCGCCTCGGAATGATCCTGGACGGCAGCGACGACCTCAGTGCGGTCCTCGCGCAGGTCTCCGCGTCCACCGGCCGGGTCGTCGATATCGCACCCGATGAGGGAGCCTAG
- a CDS encoding NADH:flavin oxidoreductase has protein sequence MQHTSTTASTLFSPLKLGSTELANRVALAPMTRVSGDEDGSANESIASYYEVFAKGGFGLLITEGIYPDTKYSQGYLNQPGLATAQHADSWKPVVERVHTAGARIFAQLMHAGAQSQGNRYVTETIAPSTTPPLGEQLGFYGGTGPYATPRALSLRDIDDVCAGFAQAAQHAVAAGFDGVEIHGANGYLLDQFLTDYMNQRDDEYGGSLANRLKIYREVIAAVRQVVGSKVTVGVRISQSKVSDYNHRWAGGESDAAEIFQGLAETGVDYIHTTEFDATAPAFADSGTTLAAFATKYSGLPVIANGQLGDPAAADALIENGSAQVISLGKPALANRDWPQRALDAKPIQSDVDPSVFSPMATVKSWELSA, from the coding sequence ATGCAACACACGTCTACAACGGCAAGCACCCTGTTCTCACCGCTCAAGCTGGGATCGACGGAGCTGGCCAATCGCGTTGCACTCGCACCGATGACACGGGTGAGCGGCGACGAGGACGGGTCGGCGAACGAGTCGATCGCGTCGTACTACGAGGTTTTCGCGAAGGGAGGGTTCGGCCTTCTCATCACCGAAGGCATCTATCCCGACACGAAGTACAGCCAGGGGTATCTGAACCAGCCCGGATTAGCGACAGCCCAGCACGCGGACTCGTGGAAGCCCGTGGTTGAGCGGGTTCACACCGCTGGCGCAAGAATCTTCGCCCAGCTGATGCACGCGGGTGCGCAGTCCCAGGGCAACAGGTACGTGACCGAAACGATCGCACCCTCGACGACACCTCCACTCGGCGAGCAACTGGGCTTCTACGGAGGTACAGGCCCGTACGCGACGCCGCGCGCCCTGTCTCTGCGGGACATCGACGACGTGTGCGCTGGATTCGCCCAGGCTGCCCAGCATGCGGTAGCCGCCGGATTCGACGGGGTGGAGATCCACGGCGCCAACGGTTATCTGCTCGACCAGTTCCTCACCGATTACATGAACCAGCGTGATGACGAGTACGGCGGATCCCTCGCCAACCGACTGAAGATCTACCGAGAGGTCATCGCCGCAGTTCGGCAGGTGGTTGGCTCCAAGGTCACTGTGGGAGTGCGGATTTCGCAATCCAAGGTGAGCGATTACAATCACCGTTGGGCCGGAGGTGAGTCCGACGCGGCGGAGATCTTCCAGGGGCTGGCCGAAACCGGCGTCGACTACATCCACACCACCGAGTTCGATGCCACCGCACCTGCCTTCGCGGACTCAGGCACCACGCTTGCAGCCTTCGCGACGAAGTACTCGGGCTTGCCTGTTATCGCCAACGGGCAACTCGGTGACCCCGCGGCAGCAGACGCGCTGATCGAGAACGGCTCCGCCCAGGTGATCTCGCTAGGCAAGCCGGCACTGGCGAACCGTGACTGGCCACAGCGTGCCCTCGATGCCAAGCCGATCCAGTCGGACGTCGACCCCTCGGTATTCAGTCCCATGGCGACCGTAAAGAGCTGGGAGCTTTCGGCGTAG
- a CDS encoding polysaccharide deacetylase family protein, with translation MAKEIFVAFGIDVDAVGGWLGSYGGENSPGDISRGVFAGEVGVPRLNNLLAKYDLPATWFWPGHSIETFPEQFDAVVASGHEIGLHGYSHENPIAMTREQESEILDHCIDLITTRTGNRPTGYVAPWWEFSKVTNELLVERGITYDHSLMHRDFEPYYVRVGDSWTPIDYDKPAGQWMKPLVRGEETDLVEIPASWYLDDLPPMMFIKGSPNSHGFVSPRHIEEMWRDQFDWVYRESDYAVFTFTIHPDVSGRPQVLLMLERLIEHISSHDGVTWTNFNTIAEDFKKRSPRR, from the coding sequence ATGGCCAAGGAGATTTTCGTCGCCTTCGGTATCGACGTCGACGCGGTCGGTGGCTGGCTGGGTTCGTATGGAGGCGAGAACTCACCCGGCGACATCTCCCGGGGCGTCTTCGCCGGCGAAGTCGGCGTCCCCCGACTCAACAATTTGCTTGCCAAGTACGACCTGCCTGCCACCTGGTTCTGGCCAGGGCATTCCATCGAGACCTTCCCGGAACAGTTCGACGCCGTTGTCGCAAGCGGACACGAGATCGGTCTCCACGGATACAGCCACGAGAACCCCATCGCGATGACACGTGAGCAGGAGTCGGAGATCCTCGACCACTGCATCGATCTCATCACCACTCGCACCGGTAACCGTCCCACCGGCTACGTCGCCCCCTGGTGGGAGTTCAGCAAAGTCACCAACGAGCTCCTCGTCGAGCGGGGCATTACCTACGACCACTCACTCATGCACCGCGATTTCGAGCCGTACTACGTGCGCGTCGGCGACTCGTGGACTCCGATCGACTATGACAAGCCCGCCGGGCAATGGATGAAACCCCTCGTCCGGGGCGAGGAGACCGATCTGGTCGAAATCCCCGCGAGCTGGTACCTCGACGACCTGCCGCCGATGATGTTCATCAAGGGCAGCCCCAACAGTCACGGCTTCGTGAGCCCACGGCACATCGAGGAGATGTGGCGGGATCAGTTCGATTGGGTCTACCGGGAGAGCGACTACGCCGTCTTCACCTTCACCATTCATCCCGATGTCTCCGGTCGTCCTCAGGTGCTCCTGATGCTCGAACGGCTCATCGAGCACATCAGCTCGCACGACGGCGTCACCTGGACGAATTTCAACACCATCGCCGAGGACTTCAAGAAGCGCTCACCACGCCGGTGA
- a CDS encoding asparaginase gives MPLRIAIIATGGTIASTTSEGGVVANQTAATLLEGTGIAGVEIETIDLMTIGSYQMTLGHLRQISDQVADLLAREHERVDGIVITHGTDTMEETAILLDLVHDDPRPLVLTGAQHPRDAVAGDGPRNLADAVRVAASPDARELGVLIAFAGRILPARGTRKMHTTALAAFDSMVGGSVGNVSGGAVSIISAPRRPKPLPRPTLAFDDTRVDLVEMYPGGDAALIHAAVAAGAKGVIVAGTGIGNANPAVVAAARDLLPRGVFLVLSTRVPEGPVAGVYGNGGGADLVAAGVPAASGLPATQLRILLALWLSQRVDASEQVNSLIDIYADNKED, from the coding sequence ATGCCGTTGCGAATAGCGATCATCGCTACCGGAGGCACAATCGCCTCCACGACCTCCGAGGGCGGTGTCGTCGCGAACCAGACGGCGGCCACTCTTCTCGAGGGCACCGGCATAGCCGGCGTCGAGATCGAAACGATCGACCTGATGACCATCGGCTCGTACCAGATGACGCTCGGTCACCTGCGCCAGATCAGTGACCAAGTCGCCGACCTGCTCGCTCGCGAGCACGAGCGTGTCGACGGAATCGTCATCACCCACGGCACCGACACGATGGAGGAGACAGCGATCCTCCTCGATCTCGTGCACGACGATCCCCGCCCCCTCGTGTTGACCGGCGCACAGCATCCCCGTGACGCTGTCGCCGGTGACGGCCCCCGCAATCTTGCGGACGCCGTGCGGGTTGCGGCCTCGCCCGACGCCCGCGAGCTGGGTGTGCTGATCGCCTTCGCCGGGCGGATTCTCCCCGCTCGGGGAACGCGCAAGATGCACACGACCGCTCTGGCGGCGTTCGACTCGATGGTCGGCGGCAGCGTCGGCAACGTCAGCGGAGGCGCCGTGTCGATCATCTCCGCCCCCCGCCGTCCCAAGCCGCTACCGCGGCCCACCCTCGCGTTCGACGACACCCGCGTCGATCTGGTCGAGATGTATCCGGGCGGCGACGCCGCGTTGATCCATGCAGCCGTCGCGGCCGGGGCGAAGGGTGTGATCGTGGCCGGCACCGGCATCGGCAACGCCAACCCGGCGGTGGTCGCAGCCGCGCGGGATCTCTTGCCGCGAGGAGTATTCCTCGTGCTGTCCACCCGAGTCCCCGAAGGTCCGGTCGCCGGCGTGTACGGAAATGGTGGCGGGGCCGACTTGGTGGCCGCGGGCGTTCCTGCGGCGTCAGGCCTGCCGGCCACGCAGCTCCGAATACTCCTGGCCCTCTGGCTGTCCCAGCGAGTGGATGCCTCGGAGCAGGTCAACTCCCTGATCGATATCTACGCAGACAACAAGGAGGACTGA
- a CDS encoding LacI family DNA-binding transcriptional regulator, which yields MIATELGISPSTISRVLNTEGDAALRWGSPETVARIRAFAEEHGYSPNPQASSLRTRRSGLIGVLVPRLEDYVLATIYGGIEEAAWESGLSTFVTNSLDIPANQRARTQMMIDRRVDGMIFGDAHLDHQFLDEVHDQGLKFTLASRRAGRYTSATVDDVKGGRLVGQHLADTGRRNVAVLAGLEFASTARDRARGAVEALADNGIEVPTDRIVYSGFDPAGGRAAVEKVLATGPVPDAIFATNDFAALGAFGALRDRGIHVPDDVALVGYNDTPLAEGGAVPLTTIRSPMHELGRHALRLLLEVLAGRTPESVLLEPELIVRRSSDTRATTTPV from the coding sequence ATGATCGCGACCGAGCTGGGGATAAGCCCGTCGACGATTTCGCGGGTCCTCAACACTGAAGGCGACGCCGCCCTGCGTTGGGGATCCCCCGAAACCGTGGCCCGAATCCGGGCATTCGCCGAGGAGCATGGGTATTCCCCCAATCCTCAAGCGTCGAGTCTGAGGACGCGGCGGTCCGGCCTCATCGGGGTGCTGGTGCCACGCCTGGAGGACTACGTGCTCGCGACCATCTACGGAGGCATTGAGGAAGCGGCGTGGGAATCTGGACTGTCCACCTTCGTCACCAACTCGCTGGACATCCCGGCCAATCAACGAGCGCGGACACAAATGATGATCGATCGCCGCGTCGACGGAATGATCTTCGGCGATGCCCACCTCGACCACCAATTCCTCGACGAAGTCCATGACCAGGGGCTCAAGTTCACCTTGGCCTCCCGGCGCGCGGGCCGCTACACCTCGGCAACCGTCGACGATGTCAAGGGCGGTCGCCTCGTCGGACAACACTTGGCTGATACCGGCCGCCGAAACGTTGCGGTTCTGGCGGGTCTCGAATTTGCGTCCACAGCACGCGATCGCGCACGGGGGGCGGTCGAAGCGTTGGCCGACAACGGAATCGAGGTACCGACTGATCGCATCGTGTACTCGGGCTTTGATCCCGCGGGTGGACGCGCGGCGGTCGAGAAGGTTCTGGCGACAGGACCGGTGCCCGATGCGATCTTCGCGACCAACGATTTCGCTGCACTGGGAGCCTTCGGAGCCCTCCGAGACAGGGGCATCCACGTACCCGACGACGTCGCGCTTGTCGGGTACAACGACACCCCCTTGGCCGAGGGAGGCGCCGTCCCACTGACAACTATCCGCTCTCCCATGCATGAGCTGGGTCGACACGCCCTCCGCCTGTTGCTCGAGGTCCTGGCCGGCAGGACACCGGAGTCTGTACTCCTCGAGCCCGAATTGATAGTGAGGCGGAGCAGCGACACTCGCGCGACAACGACCCCGGTGTAG